CAGCGAGAAAAACGCCGCACAAGTATTTGAGCTCACAAACTGCGACGCCATAATGATCGGAAGAGCCTGCATCGGCAAGCCGTGGATATTTCACGAAATAAAAAGCGGCAAAAGCGTAAGCGGCGAGCTAAAACGCGAGATCATATTGGCTCACTTTGACGCTATGCTTTCGCACTACAGCGAGCATGGAGTGGCTATATTTCGCAAGCACCTTCACCAATACTCTAAAGGCATCGAAGGCGCAAGCACATTTAGAGACGAGATCAACCGCATAGATGACGCATCCATCATGCGCGAAAAGATAGGAAATTTCTTTAAAATTTAGATGCAAGGCTACATCGTCCACACGCAAAAGGTCAAAGAAGAAGACCTGATCGTCTACATCCTCACGCAAGAGTCGCTCATCAAGTGCTACCGCTTCTACGGTGCGCGTCATCCAAGCGTTATGCAGGGCTTTAAGATCGACTTTGAGCTAAACGAAAGCGCAAATTTTCTCCCTCATCTTAGAAGTGTACTGCATCTTGGCTTTAACTGGCTTGTCGTGCGCGAGCGACTTATGATATGGCAGCAGTTCATGAGACTATTTTACGCCCATTTAAAGGATGTCGAGCAGATGGACGAAGTATATTTTAACCAGGCTGAAATTTGTGCTCAAAGACTCTTAAAGCAAAATCCAAAGCGCCTTATTATCGAGGCTTATGTGCGAATTTTAGAGCATGAAGGAAGGCTTCACGATGAGCCAACCTGCTTTGTTTGCGATGAAAAAATAGAAGGCTCTATATCCCTAACAAGAGGATTTTTACCATCTCACCCAAATTGTTTTGGTAATTTAAATCTAAATTTTGAAAAAATTCAACATCTACTCAAGAAAAAATCTACGATTTTATTAGATGATAGAGAGGTAAACGAGCTTTACAGCATAGTTTTACAAGGTTTTTAGTTATTCATCAGCGCTAAAAAATGTATCTAAATGAACATTTTCAAACGCAGCCTTTAAAGATACAAAAAATTTAGGATTTTCACTCTCCAAATTTGCTAGCATCGCTTTGGTTTCAGCTCTTGCGCGAGGCGATTTGCCGCCGTATTGTTTAGCAGGGCAGCTCTCTTCTTCATTCATCAAGGGAAGCTCATTTTTGATCGCACAATCGCGAATTTGGCGCTCTCGCACAAGTATAAGAGGCCTAATGATATCAAGACCGTTTTGGGCTTTATATCTTGGAGCCAAAGTCCTAAGCGCACCATTATAGGTAAAATTCATGAAAAAACTCTCTGCCGCATCGTCAAGATGATGAGCGATCGCAATTTTATTAAAGCCGTTTTCAAGAGCATAAGTGTAGAGATAGCCCCTACGCATACGACTGCAAAAGCTGCAAAATGTCGTATTTTCACGAATTTTCTCTCTACCGAATTCAAAAATTTGAGTGTCAATA
This Campylobacter sp. RM16192 DNA region includes the following protein-coding sequences:
- the recO gene encoding recombination protein RecO, which encodes MQGYIVHTQKVKEEDLIVYILTQESLIKCYRFYGARHPSVMQGFKIDFELNESANFLPHLRSVLHLGFNWLVVRERLMIWQQFMRLFYAHLKDVEQMDEVYFNQAEICAQRLLKQNPKRLIIEAYVRILEHEGRLHDEPTCFVCDEKIEGSISLTRGFLPSHPNCFGNLNLNFEKIQHLLKKKSTILLDDREVNELYSIVLQGF
- a CDS encoding tRNA 2-thiocytidine biosynthesis TtcA family protein, with translation MIELSKKLLRIVGQTNAKYKMFEEGDKILLALSGGKDSMTLAHLLKHFCSVSPLNWQFEAVTVTYGIGENLEPIKEHFKLHEIPYKIIDTQIFEFGREKIRENTTFCSFCSRMRRGYLYTYALENGFNKIAIAHHLDDAAESFFMNFTYNGALRTLAPRYKAQNGLDIIRPLILVRERQIRDCAIKNELPLMNEEESCPAKQYGGKSPRARAETKAMLANLESENPKFFVSLKAAFENVHLDTFFSADE